Proteins encoded by one window of Halomonas chromatireducens:
- the pheT gene encoding phenylalanine--tRNA ligase subunit beta, whose translation MKFSEQWLREWVSPQLGVQALADQITMAGLEVDAIEPVAALFSGVVIAEVVAKVPHPDADKLNVCQVLDGSGEPVQVVCGAANVAVGQKVPFARVGAVLPGDFTIRQAKLRGVESRGMICSASELGLEEETSPGILELPLEAPAGEDFRAWMGLDDNTIEVDLTPNRGDCLSLKGLAREVGVLNRLPVVSPSVMPVPATHDDTFPVRVEDAERCPRYIGRLIKGVDVTTATPLWMVERLRRSGVRSIDPVVDITNYVMLELGQPLHAFDRANLHDGVVVRLAREGERLVLLDGQEITLSASTLVIADERGPLAIAGVMGGEDSGVSTATQDIFLEAAYFSPLAVAGQARAYGLHTDASHRFERGVDPQLTVDAIERATALLLQITGGEPGPLVDATSQAQLPGEREVTLRSSRLEQALVKALPEEEVTDILVRLGMTVDITESGWQARVPSWRFDISIEEDLIEEIARIHGYNRLPVRRPSARLALRPDHEARTPLARLRRQMVARGYQEAVTYSFVAPELQQAMLPDVVSPRLANPISSDLSVMRASLFPGLVRALEHNLNRQQSRVRLFEAGLVFRGDLDDLQQTPMLGALVCGSREPEGWAGGREKVDFFDLKGDLESLIAMGGEADAWRFEPGEHPSLHPGQSARILYRGEAVGWIGALHPGVKAALGLKTDALLFEVRQDALVRGVLPAFVPLSRHPEVRRDLAFLIKEEQPVQALLDCVREKAGQWLEELRLFDVYQGKGVTEGYKSIALGLTWQHPSRTLNDEEINQLVDAIVAESHQHLGAELRG comes from the coding sequence ATGAAATTTTCCGAACAGTGGCTGCGCGAGTGGGTCTCGCCGCAGCTGGGCGTTCAGGCGCTGGCCGACCAGATCACCATGGCCGGCCTTGAAGTGGATGCCATCGAGCCGGTAGCGGCGCTCTTCAGCGGCGTGGTCATCGCCGAGGTGGTGGCAAAGGTGCCGCATCCGGATGCCGACAAGCTCAATGTCTGTCAGGTGCTGGATGGTAGCGGTGAGCCGGTCCAGGTGGTGTGTGGCGCAGCCAACGTGGCGGTCGGGCAGAAGGTGCCCTTTGCCCGCGTCGGCGCCGTGCTGCCCGGTGACTTTACGATCCGTCAGGCCAAGCTTCGGGGCGTGGAGTCCCGCGGCATGATCTGCTCCGCCTCGGAGCTGGGCCTGGAGGAGGAGACTTCGCCGGGAATTCTCGAGTTGCCGCTGGAGGCGCCGGCGGGGGAGGATTTCCGTGCCTGGATGGGCCTTGACGACAACACCATCGAAGTGGACCTGACGCCAAATCGCGGGGACTGCCTGAGCCTGAAGGGACTGGCGCGGGAAGTGGGCGTACTCAACCGGCTGCCGGTGGTTTCACCAAGCGTCATGCCCGTTCCGGCGACCCATGACGATACGTTCCCGGTTCGTGTCGAAGATGCCGAGCGCTGCCCACGCTACATCGGGCGCTTGATCAAGGGTGTCGACGTCACGACCGCCACGCCGCTGTGGATGGTCGAGCGACTGCGCCGCAGTGGCGTGCGCTCCATCGATCCGGTGGTCGACATTACCAACTACGTGATGCTCGAGCTGGGCCAGCCTCTGCATGCCTTCGACCGTGCCAACCTGCATGACGGTGTGGTCGTGCGCCTGGCCCGTGAGGGTGAGCGGCTGGTGCTGCTCGATGGGCAGGAGATTACCCTGAGCGCGTCGACCCTGGTGATTGCCGATGAGCGTGGGCCCCTGGCCATAGCCGGGGTGATGGGCGGTGAGGACTCGGGCGTCAGTACCGCAACGCAGGATATTTTCCTGGAGGCGGCCTACTTCTCGCCCCTGGCCGTGGCCGGACAGGCGCGCGCCTATGGCCTGCACACCGATGCGTCGCACCGCTTCGAGCGGGGCGTCGATCCGCAATTGACGGTGGACGCCATCGAGCGCGCCACGGCCCTGCTGCTGCAGATCACCGGCGGCGAGCCGGGGCCGCTGGTCGACGCGACAAGCCAGGCGCAACTGCCCGGCGAGCGTGAAGTGACGCTGCGCTCTTCACGCCTCGAGCAGGCGCTGGTCAAGGCGTTGCCGGAGGAGGAGGTGACCGACATCCTCGTGCGGCTGGGGATGACGGTCGATATCACCGAGTCTGGCTGGCAGGCGCGAGTGCCGAGCTGGCGTTTCGACATTTCCATCGAAGAGGACCTGATCGAGGAGATCGCGCGGATTCATGGCTACAACCGACTCCCGGTGCGCCGTCCTTCCGCACGATTGGCGCTGCGCCCGGACCATGAGGCGCGCACCCCGCTGGCTCGCCTGCGTCGGCAGATGGTGGCCCGAGGGTATCAGGAGGCGGTGACCTACAGCTTCGTGGCACCTGAGCTGCAGCAGGCAATGCTGCCCGACGTCGTATCTCCCAGGTTGGCGAACCCCATCTCCAGCGACCTCTCGGTGATGCGGGCGAGCCTGTTCCCCGGGCTGGTGCGAGCCCTGGAGCATAACCTCAACCGCCAACAGAGCCGTGTGCGGTTGTTCGAGGCAGGACTGGTCTTTCGTGGGGATCTAGACGACCTTCAGCAAACGCCAATGCTTGGAGCGCTGGTCTGTGGTTCCCGCGAGCCCGAGGGCTGGGCCGGCGGTCGTGAAAAGGTCGACTTCTTCGACCTGAAGGGCGACCTGGAAAGCCTGATTGCCATGGGCGGGGAGGCCGATGCCTGGCGCTTCGAACCGGGCGAGCACCCTTCGCTGCACCCTGGCCAGAGCGCGCGCATTCTCTATCGCGGCGAGGCAGTCGGTTGGATTGGTGCGTTGCATCCGGGGGTCAAGGCTGCGCTGGGCCTCAAGACCGATGCACTACTCTTCGAGGTGCGGCAGGATGCTCTGGTACGTGGTGTACTGCCGGCATTCGTGCCCCTGTCGCGCCATCCGGAAGTGCGTCGTGACCTGGCTTTCCTGATCAAGGAGGAGCAACCGGTTCAGGCGCTGCTCGACTGCGTGCGGGAAAAGGCCGGTCAGTGGCTCGAGGAACTGCGCCTTTTCGATGTCTACCAGGGCAAGGGGGTAACAGAAGGGTACAAGAGCATCGCCTTGGGCTTGACCTGGCAGCATCCTTCGCGCACGCTGAATGACGAGGAAATCAATCAGTTGGTCGATGCCATTGTCGCCGAATCGCATCAACACCTGGGGGCCGAGCTACGCGGTTGA
- the ihfA gene encoding integration host factor subunit alpha, with product MGALTKAELAEHLHAELGLTKREAKSMVEAFFEEIRACLRENEQVKLSGFGNFDLRDKRERPGRNPKTGEEIPISARRVVTFRPGQKLKSQVERFEGPLPS from the coding sequence ATGGGAGCGTTGACCAAGGCGGAACTGGCCGAACACCTTCATGCCGAGTTGGGGTTGACCAAGCGGGAAGCCAAGTCGATGGTGGAGGCCTTCTTCGAGGAAATACGAGCCTGTTTGCGGGAGAACGAGCAGGTCAAGTTGTCGGGTTTCGGCAATTTCGACCTGCGCGACAAACGCGAACGCCCGGGGCGAAACCCCAAGACGGGCGAGGAAATTCCTATTTCTGCTCGCCGCGTGGTGACGTTTCGGCCCGGCCAGAAGCTGAAGAGCCAGGTTGAGCGCTTCGAAGGGCCCCTGCCCAGTTGA
- a CDS encoding DUF2788 domain-containing protein, whose amino-acid sequence MLQTFEAWITPIMIGGLVLFMSFIIWDLAKQSQAGRFGTIMLFVVLGAGILGYLLKVVITWLIERGSV is encoded by the coding sequence ATGCTGCAGACCTTCGAAGCCTGGATCACGCCGATCATGATCGGTGGCCTGGTCCTGTTCATGAGCTTCATCATCTGGGATCTGGCCAAGCAATCCCAGGCCGGGCGATTCGGCACCATCATGCTGTTCGTGGTGTTAGGCGCCGGCATTCTCGGCTATCTACTGAAAGTGGTTATCACCTGGCTCATAGAACGCGGTAGCGTCTAA
- a CDS encoding flavodoxin domain-containing protein — protein sequence MPMLKILVGTMYGGALDVAEQVKPLFESAGYEVDILEQPTVSDLTDSPTDLALFCVSTTGSGDFPGNFVPFARGLDEQSPGLTDLRYGVIALGDSSYGDTFCGAGRQLDEMLQGLGANRLGERLEIDAMETFMADDAAIPWVEEWIDAQRLKVA from the coding sequence ATGCCAATGCTGAAGATCCTTGTAGGAACCATGTATGGTGGCGCGCTCGATGTCGCCGAACAGGTCAAGCCGCTATTCGAGTCGGCCGGCTATGAGGTGGACATCCTCGAACAGCCGACCGTCTCGGACTTGACCGATTCCCCCACCGATCTTGCGCTTTTCTGCGTCTCCACCACCGGTAGCGGTGACTTTCCCGGCAACTTCGTCCCTTTCGCCCGTGGTCTCGATGAGCAGAGCCCAGGGCTTACTGACTTACGTTACGGCGTGATTGCGCTGGGTGACAGTTCCTACGGTGATACCTTCTGCGGTGCCGGCCGGCAGCTGGATGAGATGCTCCAGGGGCTGGGAGCCAACCGTTTGGGAGAGCGCCTGGAAATCGATGCCATGGAAACGTTCATGGCCGATGATGCGGCGATCCCCTGGGTGGAAGAGTGGATCGATGCCCAGCGGCTGAAGGTGGCCTGA
- the ppnN gene encoding nucleotide 5'-monophosphate nucleosidase PpnN: MPDTISSTVSPLGSLEVLSQHEVNRLRDTSKAGLHDLLRRCALAVLSSGNMTDDSLVLMETYHDFDIEVIQQDRGIRLKVTNAPAEAFVDGKMIRGIRGHLSSVLRDIVYVYNEIQHHSRFDLTTAEGTTNAVFHILRKAGTLKPGRDPSIVVCWGGHSIAREEYEYTKDVGYHLGLRELDICTGCGPGAMKGPMKGANLAHAKQRIQDGRYLGISEPGIIAAEAPNPLVNELVVMPDIEKRLEAFIRLGHGIIVFPGGVGTAEEILYLLGILLHPDNANMRMPVIFTGPASASDYFKRIDEFLVYTLGEQVRSKYRIIVDDPTEVARIMREGIDDVTNFRREHQDAYHYNWRLTIARDFQETFEPTHEAMGSLALHRNQPVHELAANLRRAFSGIVAGNVKENGIRAIEAKGPFSLHAEPELMRRLDELLGSFVAQGRMKPPGRDYEPCYRLV; the protein is encoded by the coding sequence ATGCCCGACACCATCTCCAGCACCGTTTCCCCTCTGGGCAGCCTGGAAGTACTTTCCCAACATGAAGTCAACCGGCTACGCGACACGTCCAAGGCAGGCCTCCATGATCTGCTGCGCCGCTGCGCCCTGGCGGTGCTCAGTTCCGGCAACATGACGGACGACAGCCTGGTGCTGATGGAAACCTACCACGACTTCGATATCGAGGTGATACAGCAAGACCGCGGCATTCGCCTCAAGGTGACCAACGCTCCGGCTGAAGCCTTCGTCGATGGCAAGATGATTCGCGGCATTCGTGGGCACCTCTCCTCAGTTTTGCGCGATATCGTCTATGTCTATAACGAAATCCAGCACCATTCCCGCTTCGACCTGACCACGGCCGAAGGGACAACCAACGCCGTGTTCCACATTCTGCGCAAGGCCGGCACCCTGAAACCGGGGCGGGACCCGAGTATCGTTGTATGCTGGGGCGGCCATTCCATCGCCCGCGAAGAGTATGAATACACCAAGGACGTGGGCTACCACCTGGGGCTGCGTGAGCTGGACATCTGCACTGGCTGCGGGCCCGGCGCCATGAAGGGGCCGATGAAAGGCGCCAACCTGGCCCATGCCAAGCAGCGTATCCAGGACGGCCGTTATCTCGGTATTTCCGAGCCGGGCATCATTGCCGCCGAGGCCCCCAACCCGCTGGTCAATGAACTGGTGGTGATGCCAGACATCGAGAAGCGCCTTGAAGCCTTCATTCGCCTCGGCCACGGTATCATCGTGTTCCCCGGCGGGGTCGGCACCGCCGAGGAAATCCTATATTTGCTAGGCATTCTGCTTCATCCAGACAATGCCAACATGCGCATGCCGGTCATCTTCACCGGTCCCGCCAGCGCCTCAGACTATTTCAAGCGTATCGACGAATTTCTGGTCTATACCCTGGGCGAGCAAGTGCGTTCCAAGTACCGCATCATCGTCGACGACCCCACCGAAGTGGCCCGTATCATGCGCGAAGGTATCGACGACGTCACAAACTTTCGCCGTGAACATCAGGACGCCTATCACTATAACTGGCGCCTGACCATTGCCCGCGACTTTCAGGAAACCTTCGAGCCGACCCACGAAGCCATGGGCAGCTTAGCGTTGCACAGGAACCAACCAGTCCACGAACTTGCCGCCAACCTGCGCCGAGCGTTTTCCGGTATCGTCGCTGGAAACGTCAAGGAGAACGGAATTCGCGCCATCGAGGCGAAAGGCCCCTTCTCTCTGCACGCAGAACCGGAACTGATGCGGCGGCTCGACGAGCTGCTGGGGTCCTTTGTTGCACAGGGGCGGATGAAGCCACCGGGTCGCGATTACGAGCCCTGCTACCGGCTGGTATAG
- a CDS encoding LysR family transcriptional regulator produces MFNAQYFRTFITLVETGSFTRTAERLEMTQPGVSQHVRKLEHYLDKSLLERHGRRFALTEAGRRAYDYGLRLFTEHEQFRHSLDDEALDTGECRIGSPGSVGLMLYPYILGQQQMYPGLTVSYSFAFSHEIVADVLAGRHDLGIITEPVRHPELDCSQWHQEPLCLVVPADFAGTTLSELMGIGFINYSDGVNHAGALLRSNFPDEFRSMSQFRRQGFTNEVAMVLDAVARGLGFTVVSRLVLETSPWQRQVKELDLPVVEHESLHLVTRTSSRVPRRYERLLEGFREQRLRERFGYSDGAPAI; encoded by the coding sequence ATGTTCAACGCTCAATATTTCCGTACCTTCATCACACTGGTAGAGACCGGCAGCTTCACTCGCACGGCCGAACGGCTTGAGATGACCCAGCCTGGCGTCAGCCAGCACGTGCGAAAGCTTGAACACTATCTCGACAAGTCGTTGCTGGAGCGTCACGGCCGCCGCTTCGCGCTGACCGAGGCCGGTCGGCGCGCCTATGATTACGGCCTTCGCCTGTTCACCGAGCATGAGCAGTTCCGACACTCGCTGGACGATGAGGCCCTGGATACCGGGGAATGCCGGATAGGCTCGCCGGGTAGTGTCGGGCTGATGCTGTACCCCTATATTCTTGGGCAGCAGCAGATGTACCCGGGCCTGACGGTCAGCTACAGCTTCGCCTTCAGTCATGAGATCGTTGCCGATGTGCTGGCCGGCCGGCACGACCTGGGCATCATTACTGAACCGGTTCGACATCCTGAGCTGGATTGTTCGCAATGGCACCAGGAGCCGCTTTGCCTGGTTGTCCCCGCCGATTTTGCCGGGACAACGCTTAGCGAACTGATGGGCATCGGCTTCATCAACTACTCCGACGGCGTCAACCATGCCGGCGCGCTGCTGCGCAGCAACTTTCCCGATGAGTTCCGTTCAATGAGCCAGTTTCGCCGTCAGGGCTTTACCAATGAGGTAGCCATGGTGCTGGATGCAGTGGCTCGTGGGCTCGGCTTTACGGTGGTCTCGCGCCTGGTACTCGAGACCTCTCCCTGGCAGCGGCAGGTCAAGGAGCTCGATCTTCCGGTGGTGGAGCATGAATCCCTGCACCTGGTCACCCGCACCAGTAGCCGGGTCCCCCGTCGTTATGAGCGTCTGCTGGAGGGGTTTCGCGAACAGCGGTTGCGGGAGCGCTTTGGATACAGCGATGGGGCGCCGGCCATTTGA